One segment of bacterium DNA contains the following:
- a CDS encoding nitrous oxide-stimulated promoter family protein — translation MPPLPTSDPEYIRADARKLVRFVSMYCDSHHRDRSRIPFSFEPGKTPVHIQSGPPLCDECTALLRHAIVMRVLCPLDPKPKCRKCPRHCYRPGYKEEMERVMKYAGPRTLFHR, via the coding sequence ATGCCCCCACTACCCACATCCGATCCTGAATACATCCGGGCTGATGCCCGGAAGCTTGTCCGGTTCGTCTCGATGTACTGCGACAGTCATCACCGGGACAGGTCCAGGATACCCTTTTCCTTCGAACCGGGGAAAACCCCCGTTCACATCCAGTCGGGTCCACCCCTTTGTGATGAGTGTACCGCCCTGCTGCGCCACGCTATCGTCATGCGGGTTCTTTGCCCCCTCGACCCGAAACCTAAGTGCCGCAAATGTCCCCGGCACTGTTACAGACCCGGGTACAAGGAGGAGATGGAAAGGGTGATGAAATACGCGGGACCGCGAACACTCTTCCACCGCTAA